GCGCCAAGCTGGGTGAGAAGTTCGAGCTGGTGCAGAAAGTGCTGCCGGCAATGGCCGAGCGCGCGGCGCGCGTCGTCGGCGAACCGGTGCCGAACCTCGATAAAGTCGTCGCCAGAATCATGGACGTTGTCTGGATTGAGGAGGAAATCGAGTTCGCCGATGGCGGCATCGATATCGCCGTGCGGGTCACCAACTACCGCTTGCGCTCGGCCAGCTTCAAGCTACGGGCGGAAGTCCCCGACCACGAAATCCGCGATGCCGAGCCGCGCCCGGGCCGCCGCGAAGGGCAGCAAGTCATCTGGTCGGTCGGGCTGCCGACGACAGAATCGACCACCTACCGCTTCCGCATCCCCGAAGGCAGCCGCCGCAGCTTCGACGGCCTCGAGCTGTGGGTCGAAGGCATCGACTCGTCGCACATCATCGGCGCCGAGCCGTGGACCGGCGTCGCCGCCGCGTGAGTGACAGGCTACGCACCCGCCGCGGGCGGCTGCAAACGCGCGGCACGGCTGGCTGGCGCGACTGGAATCCGTACCGCAGCAAGCTGGCGGCGTGGCTGCGCGCCAGCGGCCACGAGTGGCCGCTGCCGCCCGACGCGCGCGTGCTCTACCTTGGCGCTGCCGAAGGGACGACCGTTTCGCACCTCGGCGACCTCTGCCCCGACGGGCGCGTCGCCGCGGTCGAAATCTCGCCGACGGCGATGGCGGAACTGCTGCCGGTGGCGGAGCGCTACCACAACCTGCTGCCGGTGCTGGCCGACGCCCACTTCCCCGCGCAATACGCGCCGCAGGCCGACGGCTGCACGTTCCTCTATCAGGACGTTGCGCAGCGCGACCAGCTCGCGATTTTCTGTCGCAACTGGGACGCATACCGCCCACGGCAGGGGCTGCTGATGCTCAAGGCGCCCGGAATCCGTGGCGGCGCCCCGCAGGCAGTGCTCGACGAGGCGGAGGCGGAACTGCACGCCACGTTCGCGACGGTCGAGCGCAGCGACATCGCGAAGTGGGCGAAGGGGCACGCGGCGTTCTGGGTCGAGGACTAGGCGTCAGCCTGCCACGCAGCCGCCAGCACGCCGCTCTGGTAGAGCTGGTTCAACAGCTCGCGGCCGTGCGGCTCGGGGATTTCGCGGCCTTGCGGGGTCGCCGCGAGCAGGCCGGCCTCCGCGAGCACCTTGTAGCGGTGGCGCAGCATCGAGTCGCGCTTCCGCAGCTCGTCGACATCGCCCGGCGCGAAGAGTTCCCGGGCGCCGTCGGTGACGCTCGAGTCGGGGTTGTCGGCGACGAACGCCAGAATGGCGATATCGACGTCGTCCAGCCAGCCCACGTCCCGGTGCAGCGGGTCGATTTATTTAAGCGGGATTCAAAAAAAGTTTTTGAAAGAGACGTAAATAGGCGCCGCCTTTCGAAACCGCATGGAACTGTCGGCGCGGCGCGAGCTGGCGTGGGCTGGTGGAGTGCTGCTGCTATTCCTGGCGCTCTTCGTCGTCATCGGACTGCCGCAACCGGCCGAGCTGGTGCTCTTCGTGGCGGCGTACAGCTCGAGCTGGGTCATCGTCAGCTACGCGGTCAGGACCTTCGGCGCCGGCAGCTTCGATAATGCGAGCCTCGAGAAGGAAATGGGCTGGTTCGGCGGCGTGCTGCTGCTCTTCCTGGCGTTCCTGACGCTGGTCGGCGTCCGCGAGCCGACGGTTTTCGTGATTGCGACCGCCGCCTTTTCAATCAGCTGGTTCGTGCGCAGCATCATCCTCAAGCGGCTGGGGCTCGCCGAAGTGCTGACGGCCGGTCGGTCCGAGCGGTAAGCTGGCGGCGGGCTCGCGACCAGAAGCCTGTTCAATTCCCGAAATCCGGGTCCCACCTTCCTTCGGTCAGTGGGGCATGGAGCCACCGGCGAGAATTGAACTCGCGACCTGCGCATTACCAATGCGCCGCTATACCCCTAAGCCACGGTGGCCCGGCGGCGCGACAGTCCTGCGGTAATTAGGTTTTGGCTTCGCCGGAAGTCTATTACACCCTCCGCTGCTGCCCCGGCGAATAATGTTTCCGGAACCATGGTGAAGTACGTTAAGGATAGGAAAAGCAAGGCCGAAGTGCTGGCCGAATTCGAGCCGCTCATCAGCGAATGGTTCGGCGGCCGCTTCGCCGACCTGACGCCGCCGCAGGCGATGGCGGTGCCGCTGATTCACGCCGGGAAGAACGTGCTGGTCTCCTCGCCCACCGGCTCGGGCAAGACGCTCACCGCCTTCCTCAGCATCCTCAACGACCTGTTCCGCCGCGCTGCCGTCGGCGAGCTGGAGGACGGGGTGCAGGCGCTCTACATCTCGCCGCTCAAGGCGCTGGCGAACGACATCGACCGCAACCTGAAGCAGCCGCTGGCGGAGATGGAGGCGCTGGCTGCCGAGCGGGGCTGGGAGTTCCCGGCGGTGAAGGTGGCGGTGCGCAGCGGCGACACCTCGCTCTCCGACCGCGCCAAGATGGTGCGCAAGCCGCCGCACATCCTGATTACCACTCCTGAATCGCTCGGGCTGCTACTCTCGTCGAAGAAATTCCGCGAGCATTTCCGCTCGGTGCGCTACATCATCCTCGACGAAATCCACGACCTCGCCAACAACAAGCGCGGCACGCACCTCTCGCTCTCGGTCGAGCGGCTGGCGCACCTGCTCGACCGCGACCCGGTGCGCATCGGCCTCTCGGCAACGCAGGCGCCGATTGAGGAAATCGCGCACTACCTCGGTGGCTGGTCGCGCGGCAAGCCGCGGCCGGTCAATATTGTCGACGTCAAGGAGCGCAAGCACCTCGACCTGCGCGTGCTCTGCCCGGTGGATGACCTGACGCAGCACTCGACCGAGGTCATCAATTCGCGCATGTATGACCTGCTGGCCGACCTTGTGGTGGACCACCGCACGACGCTGATTTTCACCAACACTCGCGCCGGCACCGAGTCGGTCGCGCTGCAATTGAAGGAGCGCGGCATCGAGAAGCTGGCGGCGCACCACGGCTCGATGTCCAAGGAAATGCGACTCGATGTCGAGCAGAAACTGAAAGATGGCGAGATGGACGCGGTCGTCAGCTCGACCTCGCTCGAGCTCGGAATTGACATCGGCTACGTCGATTTGGTGGTGCAGATTGGTTCGCCCAAATCCATAGCGAAAGGATTGCAGCGCATCGGCCGCGCCGGCCACGCGCTGCATGAGATTTCGAAGGGGCGGCTCGTCGTCTTCGACCCGGACGACCTCGTCGAGTGCGCGGTGCTGGTGAATTCAGCCTACGCGGGCGAGATTGACCGCGTTGCGATTCCGCAGCATCCGGCCGACGTGCTGGCGCAGTCCATCATCGGCATGAGCCTCGACCAGCGCTGGCGGCCGGAGGAGATGCTCGAAATCATCCGCGGTGCGCACCCCTACCGCGATTTCAGCCGCAGCGAACTCGAGGCGCTGCTCGAGTTCCTCGGCGGCGACGGGCTGAGCGAGCACGGCGTCTACCCCAAGGTGTGGTACGACGGCGAAGAAATGGGTATCAAGCGCGGCTCGCGGCAGATTTACAACATGAATATCGGCACCATTCCGCAGGAAATCAACTACTCGGTAGTGCTGGAAGGGGGCGGTGCGCATATCGGCAACCTCTCCGAGAAGTTCGTCGAGAACCTCAGCCGCAACGACATCTTCGTGCTGGGCGGCCGCACTTACCAGTTCCTCTCAGCCGAAGGGCCACAAGTCATCGTCAAGGACGGCCTCGGACGCAAGCCGACCGTCCCGTCATGGTCGGGCGAGATGCTGCCGCGCTCGTTCGACCTCTCGGAGGCGGTCGGCCGCTTCCGCGCCGCCATTAACGAGCGGCTGGGCGAGCCCGAAAGCGAAACGCTGGCGTGGCTCGGGGATGAATTCCGGCTCGACCCCGGCGCGGCGCGCACCATCCTGTCGCACCTGCGCGAACAGAAGCAGCTCTGCGACTTCGTGCCGTCCGACCGGCAGCTGCTGGTCGAAGGGTATGTCGACAATCGCGGCCGGCGTTCGGCGGTGTTCCACTTCCCGTTCGGCCGGCGCGTCAACGACGCGCTGGCGCGGGCGTTCGCGTACGAGCTTGGCCGCGACCTCGGCGCGTCAGTGCGTATCTCGCTCAACGACGACTCGTTCCTGCTGACGTTTCCCGATTTCGTCGAGCTGGAGGGCATCGGTGAAAGGCTCGACCCGGAGGCGCTCGAGGCGACGTTGCGACGCGCTATCGCCTCGACCGAGATTTTCGCGCAGCGCTTTCGCCATTGCGCCAACCGCTCGTTCATGGTACTGCGCAACTACAAGGGGCACGAGATTTCACTGCCGCGACAGCAGTTGCGCACCTCGCAAGTGCTCGAGGCGATTCACGAGCTGCCGAGCTTCCCGATGCTCGAGGAAGCGTACCGCGAGGTGCTGCACGACGCGTTCGACCTGGAGCATGCGCGCGAGGTGCTGGCTGATATTGCCAGCGGCGAGCGGACGGTGCGCTACCGCCCCTACTCGGCGGTGCCATCGCCGCTGGCGCACGGCGTCATCCTCTCGGGGCTGAGCGACATTGTGCTGATGGAAGACCGCTCGGCGCTGTTGCGCGAGCTGCACACGCAGGTGCTCGGCAAGGTGCTCGAGCAGGATGGCGGTGACAAGCCGCGCTTCGACCGCGAACTGGTCGAGAGCTACTTCAACGAAAAGGCGCCGCTGGTCGACTCGTCCGAGGGGGTGCTGCAGGCGCTGCGCGAGACCGGCGGGCTGGCGCTGCTGGCGGACCGACGGCGGTCGGTCTATCGCCTGTCGGAGCTGCCGGCGGGCGAGCTGCACAAGACCTGCGAAGCGCTCATCGAGGGCGGGCAGGTCGAATCGGTCTGGACCGGTGACGCCGAGCCGCTCTTCACGCTCCCCGAATTCGTGCCGTACTATCACGCCGTGTATGGCCGCAGCGACAAGCTCTCGAAGCCGGCCGAAAAGGCGCTCGCCAGCCTCGAGGCAGGCCGCAAGGTGCGCGCCCGCAAGGCGCTCGAGGAACTGGAAATGCATTACCGAGTGGCGCGGCTCCCCGAAGGGTACCGCGTCCGTGAGCCGGTGGCGGCCGCCACTTACGAGAAAGCGCTCGACTGGGTCGTCAGCACCTACCTTGGCCATTGCGGCCCGCGCTCGGCAGAGCAGCTGGCGGTCGAGCTGCGGCTGCCGGAGCAGGTGGTCGAGCAGACGCTCTACGACCTCGAGGAACGGGGGGCGCTGCAGGGAGGCAACTTCGTGCTGGGACGGCCGACACCGCACTACTTGCTGGGGGAGGACGTCATCTACCTCGAAGCGCACTCGCGCGGCGACCTTTGCGTCGTCTCGGAACGGCAGCTGCGCAAGTACCTCGACGCCAAGCTTTTCCGCCGCTTCGCGGGGCTGCAGGAGCTGTTTGACGCCTTCGGGGATGTCCCGTCGGCGCGCATCGCCTACTACCGGCTGGCGGAGCAGTCGCTCGACGAATGGTGGGAATGGCGCGATTCGGACGCGTTGCTGCAGGGGCGCTTCTCCGGCGGGCGGCTGCGGCATGTCCCGGCGCACCGCATCGGCGCTTTCCAGGCGGTCTATCGCCGGCCGGTCGAGGGACGCCTACAGAAGGATATCCTTGCGCTGCTGAAGCAGAGCAAACCGTTGACGCGGCACGAAATCTCGACACGACTGGAGCGCAACCCCGAGCTGGTTGAACCGGCACTGCGTGGGCTTGAGGACAGCTTGCAGATACATCGCTTCAACCGCCAGCGTAACCCCTGGACAACGCACAACCGCTACCGGCTGCTGAGGGATTTTGACGCACCGGAGGACCCGGAACGAGTGCTCGTGAAACAGGCGCTGCGCGGGCTGGGGCCGCTTGGCTTCGCCCCGCTGCGGCGCGAGACCTGGCTGCCGCTGGCGGTGCTGCGCAACCTGCTCGCCCGGCTGCAGGAGAGCGGCGAGGTGACGCGCGTCGTCGTGGCGGGGCAGACGCGGCTCTTCGTCTACGCGCTTACCGAGGAAGTCGAGGCGCTACAGGTACCGATTGAGGAAGAGACGGTGCGGGTGCTCTCGTGGCGCGACCCGATGCTGGTCCACCTGCGACGCGAGGTCTTCTCGCGCTACGGCGACGCCTGGACGCATCCCGTCACGAAGGGAGGGATGCTGATTGGCTACATCGAGATGTGGGCCATGTCGGGGCTGCTCGATGTGCGAGAGCTGTCGCTGGAGCAGCCCGAGCTGCTCCCGGAAGTTCTGGCGGCGCTCTACGAGCACGGCAGTTACCAGCGCGAGTTCAACAGCAACGTGATTCGCATCAAGCGAGTCGAGGGGCGGCCGGTCAGCGAAATGGACGCCGCGCAGCACGCCCCGTTCCTGGCTGCGGGCTACCACGAGCTGCGCGACTGGCTGGTCCATGGACCGATTGTCACCGAACAGTTCAGCCCGCGCGAGCTGGATGGCTACCTGCTCTGGCGACAGCGCATCCACCCGCAGCGCCGCTTCACCGACGCCCGTCAGGCGTTCCGCGAAATGGGCGGCATTCGCTCTGAGTTCGAGCTTTCGCTGCGCATCCAGGGGCGCTTCTTCCACCCGCGCGACTATGGCGAGGAGTTCGACCTTGTGCTGGGAGTGATGATTCCCGGCTACGCCACCTACTGCACCGTACAGGACGCGATGGTCTACCGCGACGCGCGCGACAGGCCGACCGAGCCGGACGACCGGCGGGTGCTCTCGCTGGCGGTCGACAACCGCGGCATGCCGCGCGAGGAGCTGCTGCGGCGCAGCGGGCTCGACCCGGACACGTTCAAGACAACGTTATCGCGGCTCTACCACTCATTGCATATGGCGCGCACTCCGCGCGGCTAC
This is a stretch of genomic DNA from Candidatus Poseidoniia archaeon. It encodes these proteins:
- a CDS encoding fibrillarin-like rRNA/tRNA 2'-O-methyltransferase, with the translated sequence MSDRLRTRRGRLQTRGTAGWRDWNPYRSKLAAWLRASGHEWPLPPDARVLYLGAAEGTTVSHLGDLCPDGRVAAVEISPTAMAELLPVAERYHNLLPVLADAHFPAQYAPQADGCTFLYQDVAQRDQLAIFCRNWDAYRPRQGLLMLKAPGIRGGAPQAVLDEAEAELHATFATVERSDIAKWAKGHAAFWVED
- a CDS encoding ATP-dependent helicase, yielding MVKYVKDRKSKAEVLAEFEPLISEWFGGRFADLTPPQAMAVPLIHAGKNVLVSSPTGSGKTLTAFLSILNDLFRRAAVGELEDGVQALYISPLKALANDIDRNLKQPLAEMEALAAERGWEFPAVKVAVRSGDTSLSDRAKMVRKPPHILITTPESLGLLLSSKKFREHFRSVRYIILDEIHDLANNKRGTHLSLSVERLAHLLDRDPVRIGLSATQAPIEEIAHYLGGWSRGKPRPVNIVDVKERKHLDLRVLCPVDDLTQHSTEVINSRMYDLLADLVVDHRTTLIFTNTRAGTESVALQLKERGIEKLAAHHGSMSKEMRLDVEQKLKDGEMDAVVSSTSLELGIDIGYVDLVVQIGSPKSIAKGLQRIGRAGHALHEISKGRLVVFDPDDLVECAVLVNSAYAGEIDRVAIPQHPADVLAQSIIGMSLDQRWRPEEMLEIIRGAHPYRDFSRSELEALLEFLGGDGLSEHGVYPKVWYDGEEMGIKRGSRQIYNMNIGTIPQEINYSVVLEGGGAHIGNLSEKFVENLSRNDIFVLGGRTYQFLSAEGPQVIVKDGLGRKPTVPSWSGEMLPRSFDLSEAVGRFRAAINERLGEPESETLAWLGDEFRLDPGAARTILSHLREQKQLCDFVPSDRQLLVEGYVDNRGRRSAVFHFPFGRRVNDALARAFAYELGRDLGASVRISLNDDSFLLTFPDFVELEGIGERLDPEALEATLRRAIASTEIFAQRFRHCANRSFMVLRNYKGHEISLPRQQLRTSQVLEAIHELPSFPMLEEAYREVLHDAFDLEHAREVLADIASGERTVRYRPYSAVPSPLAHGVILSGLSDIVLMEDRSALLRELHTQVLGKVLEQDGGDKPRFDRELVESYFNEKAPLVDSSEGVLQALRETGGLALLADRRRSVYRLSELPAGELHKTCEALIEGGQVESVWTGDAEPLFTLPEFVPYYHAVYGRSDKLSKPAEKALASLEAGRKVRARKALEELEMHYRVARLPEGYRVREPVAAATYEKALDWVVSTYLGHCGPRSAEQLAVELRLPEQVVEQTLYDLEERGALQGGNFVLGRPTPHYLLGEDVIYLEAHSRGDLCVVSERQLRKYLDAKLFRRFAGLQELFDAFGDVPSARIAYYRLAEQSLDEWWEWRDSDALLQGRFSGGRLRHVPAHRIGAFQAVYRRPVEGRLQKDILALLKQSKPLTRHEISTRLERNPELVEPALRGLEDSLQIHRFNRQRNPWTTHNRYRLLRDFDAPEDPERVLVKQALRGLGPLGFAPLRRETWLPLAVLRNLLARLQESGEVTRVVVAGQTRLFVYALTEEVEALQVPIEEETVRVLSWRDPMLVHLRREVFSRYGDAWTHPVTKGGMLIGYIEMWAMSGLLDVRELSLEQPELLPEVLAALYEHGSYQREFNSNVIRIKRVEGRPVSEMDAAQHAPFLAAGYHELRDWLVHGPIVTEQFSPRELDGYLLWRQRIHPQRRFTDARQAFREMGGIRSEFELSLRIQGRFFHPRDYGEEFDLVLGVMIPGYATYCTVQDAMVYRDARDRPTEPDDRRVLSLAVDNRGMPREELLRRSGLDPDTFKTTLSRLYHSLHMARTPRGYYRTLPVRHVLDRDEARFRVVKRLVKQFGIVSAERLGMLVKSEIPMAELRAILGRMERDGTLVKGFLQEGDDTLMWLIKEDLPHVRGHAFQGSFVLHQADRLAHYLSEEVRQEFGLGACYIIYSGTHRTGAFKMSKRGKDAVVSHFIGGTHERHVIEAWARQWRMNLEWDLEQDEVQQPLQRDGGADSSESAPAEA